In Tachysurus fulvidraco isolate hzauxx_2018 chromosome 11, HZAU_PFXX_2.0, whole genome shotgun sequence, one DNA window encodes the following:
- the LOC113649117 gene encoding E3 ubiquitin/ISG15 ligase TRIM25-like isoform X5, which translates to MAEASITIDQDHFSCPLCLDLLNDPVAIPCGHSFCKVCINAHWDQEDVNGIYSCPQCRETLTPRPVLRRNNMLAEVVEKLKKTEFQAASPAHCYAGPGDVECDSCTERKRKAVHSCLGCQASYCEDHLKPHYQSPAFKKHKLVEACAELQEKICSEHDKLLEIYCRTDQSLICYLCMMEEHKGHDTVSAKAERTKKQNELKADHIKSQQRIQEKQKKVQELKQTVDIIKKRSQAAVDDSERIFTEMISSMEKKRSEVTELIRAQEKDEVSRAERLLNQLEQEIADLKRRGTEMEQLSHTPDDIHFLQSFPSLCVSPGCDDSPSFTVNQHLSFDGVRKSLADLKKRVEQICEEEFNKIRPQDFCYLTLDPNTAHHQLILSEKNRVVTRSETQQRYSDHPERFDSCPQVLCKESVCGRCYWEVEWSSYVLISVSYKEISRKGRGNECVFGFNSQSWSLECSSSVSFWHNNIYTKIRGPSSSRIGVYVDHIAGTLSFYSVSDTMRLLHRVHTTFTQPLYAGVWIRSNNSPVRFCDPN; encoded by the exons ATGGCAGAGGCCAGTATTACAATAGATCAGGATCACTTCAGCTGTCCActgtgtctggatctcctgaatgACCCAGTGGCTATtccctgtggtcacagtttctgtaaggtgtgtattaatgctcactgggatcaggaggatgtGAACGGcatctacagctgtcctcagtgtagagagactttaactccaaggcctgttctacgcaggaacaacatgctggctgaagtggtggagaaactgaagaagactgaattccaagctgcttctcctgctcactgttatgctggacctggagatgtggagtgtgattcctGCACAGAGCGAAAACGCAAAGCTGTTCATTCCTGTCTGGGTTGTCAGGCCTCCTATTGTGAAGATCATCTTAAACCTCACTATCAGTCTCctgcctttaagaagcacaagttagttgaagcctgtgcagagctgcaagagaagatctgctctgaacatgacaaactgttgGAGATCTATTGTCGTACTGACCAAAGCCTCATCTGTTACTTGTGTATGATGGAAGAACACAAAGGTCATGATACAGTTTcagctaaagcagaaagaactaaaaaacag AATGAGTTAAAGGCGGATCACATAAAATCCCAGCAGAGaatccaggagaagcagaagaaggtgcaggagctgaaacagactgtggacattatcaag aagcgttcacaggcagcagtagatgacagtgaaaggatctttactgagatgatcagctccatggagaaaaagcgctcggaggtgacggagctgatcagagctcaggagaaagatgaagtgagtcgagctgaacgactcctgaatcaactggagcaggagattgctgATCTTAAGAGGAGAGGCACTGAGAtggagcagctttcacacacacccgatgacatccacttcctccag agtttcccgtctctctgtgtttctcctggatgtgacgactcacccagcttcactgtcaatcaacatctctcctttgatggagtgaggaaatctctcGCAGATCTGAAAAAACGAGTCGAACAAATCTGTGAAgaggaattcaacaaaatcagaccacaag atttctgttatctgactctggacccaaacacagcacatcatcaactcattctgtctgagaagaacagagtggtgacaCGGAGTGAGACACAACAGcgatactctgatcatccagagagatttgactctTGCcctcaggtgttgtgtaaggagagtgtgtgtggacgctgttactgggaagTGGAGTGGAGCAGTTATGTGTTAATATCAGtgtcatataaagagatcagcaggaaaggacggggtaatgagtgtgtgtttggatttaacagtcagtcctggagtctggagtgttcttcctctgtctctttctggcaCAACAACATTTATACTAAGATCCGAggtccatcatcctccagaataggagtgtatgtggaccACAtagcaggaactctgtccttctacagcgtctctgacaccatgaggctcctccacagagtccacaccacattcactcagcctctatacgctggAGTCTGGATACGGAGTAATAACTCACctgtgaggttttgtgatcCAAATTAA
- the LOC113649117 gene encoding E3 ubiquitin/ISG15 ligase TRIM25-like isoform X3: MAEASITIDQDHFSCPLCLDLLNDPVAIPCGHSFCKVCINAHWDQEDVNGIYSCPQCRETLTPRPVLRRNNMLAEVVEKLKKTEFQAASPAHCYAGPGDVECDSCTERKRKAVHSCLGCQASYCEDHLKPHYQSPAFKKHKLVEACAELQEKICSEHDKLLEIYCRTDQSLICYLCMMEEHKGHDTVSAKAERTKKQNELKADHIKSQQRIQEKQKKVQELKQTVDIIKKRSQAAVDDSERIFTEMISSMEKKRSEVTELIRAQEKDEVSRAERLLNQLEQEIADLKRRGTEMEQLSHTPDDIHFLQSFPSLCVSPGCDDSPSFTVNQHLSFDGVRKSLADLKKRVEQICEEEFNKIRPQDAAIQMNREDFLQYFCYLTLDPNTAHHQLILSEKNRVVTRSETQQRYSDHPERFDSCPQVLCKESVCGRCYWEVEWSSYVLISVSYKEISRKGRGNECVFGFNSQSWSLECSSSVSFWHNNIYTKIRGPSSSRIGVYVDHIAGTLSFYSVSDTMRLLHRVHTTFTQPLYAGVWIRSNNSPVRFCDPN; this comes from the exons ATGGCAGAGGCCAGTATTACAATAGATCAGGATCACTTCAGCTGTCCActgtgtctggatctcctgaatgACCCAGTGGCTATtccctgtggtcacagtttctgtaaggtgtgtattaatgctcactgggatcaggaggatgtGAACGGcatctacagctgtcctcagtgtagagagactttaactccaaggcctgttctacgcaggaacaacatgctggctgaagtggtggagaaactgaagaagactgaattccaagctgcttctcctgctcactgttatgctggacctggagatgtggagtgtgattcctGCACAGAGCGAAAACGCAAAGCTGTTCATTCCTGTCTGGGTTGTCAGGCCTCCTATTGTGAAGATCATCTTAAACCTCACTATCAGTCTCctgcctttaagaagcacaagttagttgaagcctgtgcagagctgcaagagaagatctgctctgaacatgacaaactgttgGAGATCTATTGTCGTACTGACCAAAGCCTCATCTGTTACTTGTGTATGATGGAAGAACACAAAGGTCATGATACAGTTTcagctaaagcagaaagaactaaaaaacag AATGAGTTAAAGGCGGATCACATAAAATCCCAGCAGAGaatccaggagaagcagaagaaggtgcaggagctgaaacagactgtggacattatcaag aagcgttcacaggcagcagtagatgacagtgaaaggatctttactgagatgatcagctccatggagaaaaagcgctcggaggtgacggagctgatcagagctcaggagaaagatgaagtgagtcgagctgaacgactcctgaatcaactggagcaggagattgctgATCTTAAGAGGAGAGGCACTGAGAtggagcagctttcacacacacccgatgacatccacttcctccag agtttcccgtctctctgtgtttctcctggatgtgacgactcacccagcttcactgtcaatcaacatctctcctttgatggagtgaggaaatctctcGCAGATCTGAAAAAACGAGTCGAACAAATCTGTGAAgaggaattcaacaaaatcagaccacaag ATGCAGCAATTCAGATGAAcagagaagattttctgcagt atttctgttatctgactctggacccaaacacagcacatcatcaactcattctgtctgagaagaacagagtggtgacaCGGAGTGAGACACAACAGcgatactctgatcatccagagagatttgactctTGCcctcaggtgttgtgtaaggagagtgtgtgtggacgctgttactgggaagTGGAGTGGAGCAGTTATGTGTTAATATCAGtgtcatataaagagatcagcaggaaaggacggggtaatgagtgtgtgtttggatttaacagtcagtcctggagtctggagtgttcttcctctgtctctttctggcaCAACAACATTTATACTAAGATCCGAggtccatcatcctccagaataggagtgtatgtggaccACAtagcaggaactctgtccttctacagcgtctctgacaccatgaggctcctccacagagtccacaccacattcactcagcctctatacgctggAGTCTGGATACGGAGTAATAACTCACctgtgaggttttgtgatcCAAATTAA